One part of the Sporosarcina ureae genome encodes these proteins:
- a CDS encoding phospholipase D family protein, translated as MKKVERKWTKKRIASYVLLFFALLYAGVMLWQTYKPLPPGISYKGDLHQVEEVEFIYDLTYSKTKEKDHYKSELRIFNEVFEMIKDAQEFVVLDFFLMDDYYDEKEDFPQIADQLTDVLVKKKEEFPDMPIVYITDPVNTGYESYESEWFKALEEAGVQVVYTDLEPLRDSMPLYSGVYRIFLQWFDFKGGNHFPNFLASDAPDVKFSSYLKLLNVKANHRKTLVTEQAALVTSSNPHAASGRHGNVAFKVKGPVQNDILESEEAVLQYSSGGKLPRIKAEEQKGPYQVQYVTESKVLDALVSDIEKAKKGDLIRMGMFYLSEQEVIRPLEEAANRGVHVEIVLDPNENSFGSKKSGLPNRPVVQEIRENTDDKIKVRWYNTVIGQYHTKLVTVQTADKTYITNGSSNITERTLRDYNLEANLRIIAPTDSELTDEINEYFDRIWNNEDALYTLDVEEYQDSLTFFQRGIYALQRWVKLTTY; from the coding sequence ATGAAGAAAGTGGAACGCAAGTGGACAAAGAAACGTATAGCGTCTTATGTACTTTTGTTTTTTGCATTATTATATGCAGGCGTCATGCTATGGCAAACATATAAACCATTACCACCTGGTATCTCCTACAAAGGAGATTTGCATCAAGTAGAAGAAGTAGAGTTCATTTATGATTTGACATATTCAAAAACGAAAGAGAAAGATCATTATAAATCAGAACTCCGTATTTTTAATGAAGTATTTGAAATGATTAAAGATGCGCAAGAGTTTGTTGTCCTCGATTTCTTTTTAATGGATGACTACTATGATGAGAAAGAAGACTTTCCTCAAATAGCTGATCAACTAACAGACGTTCTCGTAAAGAAGAAGGAAGAGTTCCCCGACATGCCCATCGTTTACATAACAGATCCGGTAAATACCGGCTATGAATCGTATGAATCCGAGTGGTTTAAAGCGCTTGAAGAAGCAGGGGTTCAAGTAGTGTACACAGATTTGGAACCGTTACGTGATTCTATGCCCTTATACTCGGGTGTATATCGTATCTTCCTTCAATGGTTTGATTTTAAGGGAGGCAATCATTTCCCTAATTTCTTAGCCAGTGATGCACCAGATGTGAAGTTTTCTTCTTATCTGAAATTGCTAAACGTAAAAGCGAATCATCGTAAAACACTGGTGACTGAACAAGCTGCATTGGTGACTTCATCCAATCCGCACGCAGCAAGTGGTCGCCATGGCAATGTGGCATTTAAAGTAAAGGGACCAGTGCAGAATGATATATTGGAATCTGAGGAAGCTGTGCTTCAGTATTCGTCGGGCGGAAAATTACCGCGAATCAAAGCGGAAGAACAAAAAGGACCCTATCAAGTTCAGTACGTAACGGAAAGTAAAGTACTAGATGCTTTAGTTAGTGATATCGAAAAGGCGAAAAAAGGAGATCTGATTCGGATGGGTATGTTTTATCTTTCGGAGCAGGAAGTGATCCGACCGTTAGAAGAAGCAGCCAATCGTGGTGTTCATGTAGAGATCGTCTTGGATCCGAATGAAAATTCATTTGGTAGTAAAAAATCAGGATTACCCAATCGCCCAGTAGTACAGGAAATCAGGGAAAATACAGATGATAAAATTAAGGTGCGTTGGTATAATACCGTAATTGGTCAATACCATACGAAGTTAGTAACTGTACAGACCGCGGACAAGACGTACATTACAAATGGATCTTCCAATATAACAGAGCGCACGCTAAGAGATTATAACTTAGAAGCAAATCTCCGCATTATAGCGCCGACTGACAGCGAGTTAACAGACGAAATTAATGAATATTTCGATCGAATATGGAATAACGAAGATGCATTATATACTCTGGATGTAGAAGAATATCAAGACAGCCTGACGTTTTTCCAGCGCGGAATTTATGCATTGCAGCGTTGGGTGAAGCTGACAACGTATTAA
- a CDS encoding ABC transporter ATP-binding protein, which translates to MAIVKVEDVQFIRGDHQILQDVSWEIEQGQQWGMLGLNGSGKTSLLSIISTYEIPSGGEVEVLGKRFGNAYLPELRKKIGFVSSSLEKFSDYFWNESIERIVISGKFASFGIYDKIMDEDWVRASYLVQEFRLEHVKGKKFRLLSEGEKRRVLIARALMGEPDLLILDEPCSGLDILAREQFLEALKIATKNNVHLIYVTHHIEELVPEITHALLVKEGKIVASGPKKEVLTDELLSETYQVPVTIEWRAERPYLSIK; encoded by the coding sequence ATGGCAATTGTAAAAGTAGAAGACGTTCAGTTTATAAGAGGGGATCATCAAATACTGCAAGACGTAAGTTGGGAGATAGAACAGGGACAGCAATGGGGAATGCTTGGGCTAAATGGTTCCGGTAAGACTTCATTATTATCTATTATTTCTACATATGAAATTCCGTCTGGTGGTGAAGTGGAAGTACTGGGTAAGCGCTTTGGTAATGCCTACTTACCTGAATTACGCAAAAAGATTGGCTTCGTCAGTAGTTCCCTAGAGAAGTTCTCGGACTATTTCTGGAATGAATCAATTGAGCGGATTGTGATCAGTGGTAAATTCGCAAGCTTCGGTATTTACGATAAAATCATGGATGAAGACTGGGTACGAGCGAGTTACCTAGTACAAGAATTTAGATTGGAACATGTAAAAGGAAAGAAATTTAGACTGCTGTCTGAAGGGGAAAAGCGTCGAGTGTTAATCGCTCGCGCATTAATGGGAGAGCCTGATTTATTAATTTTAGATGAGCCGTGTTCCGGCCTGGATATCTTGGCGAGAGAACAATTTCTTGAAGCACTTAAAATTGCCACGAAGAATAATGTTCACCTCATTTATGTCACGCATCATATTGAAGAACTCGTTCCTGAAATTACTCATGCTCTATTGGTAAAGGAAGGAAAGATCGTTGCAAGCGGTCCTAAAAAAGAAGTATTGACAGATGAACTCCTATCAGAGACGTATCAAGTTCCTGTAACGATCGAGTGGCGCGCTGAAAGACCTTATCTATCGATAAAATAA
- a CDS encoding BCCT family transporter, protein MDKKFWKNPVFSISAIFIFVLVVLGTVIPESFGKASERLYHFTTDNFGWFYLLTVFIIIVFLVGLAISKFGAIRLGGDTERPEYPFFTWIGMLFSAGFGVGLVFWGVAEPMSHYFKSPMAGVEAQTEEAARIAMGYSFFHWGISQWAIFGIVGLVIGFLQFRKKKDGLISTALEPLIGSNRHVKTGIDSFAVVATVMGIATSLGMGVLQMSGGLEYVFNIKSTFTIQLIIIAVVFVAYMTSASSGLSKGIAYLGNFNLGMAIALLLFFFIVGPKVFILETFTLAIGDYINNFITYSLRLQPYQGGTWVKDWTIFYWAWTIAWSPFVGAFVARVSKGRTIREFIMGVMVIPPAFSCMWIATLGGTALYSDLRNGTQIAEEVDKDVTSAIFATLQHLPMTGLVSFLAIVLIFTFLITSADSATYILASMTTRGSLFPPLVVKFVWGFLMTAIAAVLLSAGGLEALQSASLVSALPFTLLLLLLIFSLAKLLTKEPITVRPTDIRQFEHVEGEVKKRRKRKESEKEKKARREAEKAKKIKEKNDRKYQELEKKKYLEVEKEKNE, encoded by the coding sequence GTGGATAAAAAATTCTGGAAAAATCCCGTGTTCTCAATTTCCGCCATATTTATTTTTGTGCTTGTTGTATTAGGAACGGTTATACCTGAATCATTCGGAAAAGCATCTGAAAGACTTTATCATTTCACAACAGATAATTTTGGTTGGTTTTACTTACTAACAGTATTTATCATTATCGTGTTTTTGGTAGGATTGGCAATCAGTAAATTTGGCGCAATCCGCTTGGGTGGCGACACGGAACGTCCAGAGTATCCATTCTTCACATGGATTGGCATGCTGTTCTCTGCTGGGTTCGGTGTAGGATTGGTATTCTGGGGCGTGGCGGAACCAATGAGTCACTACTTCAAGTCTCCTATGGCAGGCGTTGAAGCGCAGACAGAAGAAGCTGCTCGTATAGCGATGGGGTATTCTTTCTTCCACTGGGGCATTTCACAATGGGCTATTTTTGGTATTGTAGGTTTGGTCATTGGCTTCCTACAGTTCCGGAAGAAAAAGGACGGTTTAATTTCAACCGCACTCGAGCCCTTAATAGGTAGTAACCGTCACGTGAAGACAGGTATTGATTCATTTGCGGTAGTAGCAACTGTCATGGGTATTGCTACTTCACTAGGTATGGGTGTCCTACAAATGAGTGGGGGATTGGAATATGTATTTAACATTAAGAGTACATTCACCATTCAACTAATCATTATTGCAGTAGTATTCGTTGCGTATATGACCTCTGCTTCATCCGGCTTAAGTAAAGGAATCGCGTACTTAGGAAACTTCAACTTAGGTATGGCGATTGCATTATTGTTATTTTTCTTTATAGTAGGACCGAAAGTATTTATACTAGAAACCTTTACACTAGCTATAGGAGATTATATCAATAACTTCATTACGTACAGCTTGCGTCTGCAACCGTATCAGGGTGGTACATGGGTGAAGGACTGGACGATATTCTACTGGGCTTGGACAATTGCATGGTCTCCGTTCGTAGGTGCATTTGTTGCGCGCGTCTCCAAGGGCCGGACAATCCGTGAGTTCATCATGGGGGTCATGGTTATTCCACCAGCATTTTCTTGTATGTGGATTGCAACACTTGGAGGAACTGCCTTATACAGTGACTTACGCAATGGCACACAGATTGCAGAAGAAGTAGACAAAGATGTTACGTCTGCAATTTTTGCGACGCTTCAACACTTACCGATGACCGGTCTTGTATCGTTCCTCGCTATCGTATTGATCTTTACATTCCTGATTACGTCTGCCGACTCAGCTACGTATATTTTAGCTAGTATGACAACGCGTGGCAGTTTGTTCCCTCCATTGGTTGTTAAATTCGTCTGGGGATTCCTTATGACTGCTATTGCAGCTGTATTGTTATCAGCAGGTGGATTAGAAGCTTTGCAATCAGCATCACTTGTATCCGCCTTGCCGTTTACATTACTTCTATTATTATTAATCTTCTCTCTAGCAAAACTACTGACCAAAGAACCGATTACTGTCAGACCGACAGATATACGTCAATTTGAGCACGTAGAAGGCGAAGTCAAGAAGAGACGCAAACGCAAAGAAAGTGAAAAAGAGAAGAAAGCACGCAGAGAAGCTGAAAAGGCAAAAAAGATAAAAGAAAAGAACGATAGAAAGTATCAAGAACTTGAGAAAAAGAAGTATCTTGAAGTTGAGAAAGAAAAGAATGAATAA
- a CDS encoding EAL and HDOD domain-containing protein has protein sequence MDDYSIFIGRQPIFDRSGNIYAYELLYRNSEENFFPDINPEQATISLLVNTFLSVGIDQVTSGVRSFINFSGELLAQDLFMSLDPNQVVIEILEDVEITPALLHRLRMFKEAGFTLALDDFILQDQYLMYSQLFELVDIVKVDFMLTSVVQKNRIATFLRKYPKLILLAEKVETEADYQLALRSGYDLFQGYFFAKPEIIKSADIPPNTLVHLQIIDYFRKDTQSINQLCDLIMRDVSISYKLLRFINSLAFDIPRQISSIKQAIMLIGLNGTKKWLQVLMLHDLGVEQQDGRVKVLVELSLRRARTCEQLAKYNRKPNKDEYFLTGMFSLIDAVMRRKWEDILPLLSLSDVIIATLNGKQTEMSSYLQLVKAVECFDWETVERLSAELSIPKKVLSEIYLQAMRWSHGIEEDLS, from the coding sequence ATGGATGATTACTCCATCTTTATCGGTAGACAACCGATATTTGATCGATCAGGTAATATATACGCATACGAATTATTGTATCGAAATAGCGAAGAGAACTTCTTTCCTGATATTAACCCCGAACAGGCTACAATTAGTTTGTTGGTCAATACATTCCTCTCTGTAGGAATTGATCAAGTAACGAGTGGTGTTCGTTCATTCATTAACTTCTCAGGCGAGCTATTGGCGCAGGATTTATTTATGAGTTTAGATCCCAATCAAGTCGTTATAGAGATTCTGGAAGACGTGGAAATCACTCCTGCCCTGTTACATCGTTTACGCATGTTTAAAGAAGCGGGTTTCACGTTAGCGCTTGATGATTTTATTTTACAAGACCAGTACTTGATGTACTCCCAGTTATTTGAGCTGGTAGATATTGTCAAAGTGGATTTCATGCTGACGAGTGTAGTTCAGAAAAATCGTATTGCTACATTTTTACGGAAATATCCAAAGCTGATTTTACTAGCAGAAAAAGTAGAAACGGAAGCGGATTATCAACTTGCATTAAGAAGTGGATATGATTTGTTTCAAGGTTATTTCTTTGCGAAACCAGAAATTATTAAAAGTGCAGATATTCCACCTAATACGCTAGTGCACTTACAGATTATTGATTATTTCCGTAAGGATACTCAATCCATTAATCAACTCTGCGATCTGATTATGCGTGACGTTTCGATCTCCTATAAACTATTGCGTTTTATTAATTCACTAGCCTTCGATATTCCACGGCAAATCAGCTCGATTAAGCAAGCGATTATGTTGATTGGCTTAAACGGTACAAAGAAGTGGTTGCAGGTTCTGATGTTGCATGACTTAGGTGTAGAGCAACAGGATGGTCGTGTGAAAGTGCTCGTTGAATTATCACTTCGTCGTGCAAGAACATGTGAACAGTTGGCGAAGTATAATAGAAAACCAAATAAGGATGAATACTTTCTCACAGGCATGTTTTCATTGATCGATGCGGTAATGCGTCGGAAATGGGAAGACATATTGCCGTTGCTATCACTATCGGACGTCATTATTGCCACGTTAAATGGAAAACAGACTGAAATGTCTTCTTATCTACAATTGGTTAAAGCTGTAGAATGTTTTGACTGGGAAACCGTAGAACGGTTATCTGCTGAGCTGTCGATCCCAAAGAAAGTGTTAAGTGAGATCTACCTTCAAGCCATGCGCTGGTCACATGGAATAGAGGAAGACTTGAGTTGA
- a CDS encoding spore coat associated protein CotJA, which translates to MDYTFTGSYEPYISPWDPCPPVKVKTFSLPPQLFMNFQPASLPQFSPAEALQHGSLWPALVDGYSKREGIS; encoded by the coding sequence ATGGATTATACGTTCACAGGCAGTTATGAACCGTATATTTCTCCATGGGATCCGTGTCCACCTGTCAAAGTCAAAACGTTTTCCTTACCGCCTCAACTATTTATGAATTTCCAGCCCGCTTCACTTCCACAATTCTCACCTGCTGAAGCTTTACAACACGGGTCGCTGTGGCCGGCACTAGTCGATGGCTATTCAAAAAGGGAGGGGATCTCCTGA
- a CDS encoding spore coat protein CotJB — MDATERRDMLKNVQQADFVVVELTLYTNTHPEDQEALTQWRLAIKEAARLRKLYEKRFGPLSLHSIPSEQAIDTGWRWNQAPWPWQM, encoded by the coding sequence ATGGATGCGACTGAGCGAAGAGACATGTTGAAGAATGTGCAGCAAGCCGATTTTGTAGTAGTCGAACTGACACTCTATACCAACACGCACCCTGAAGATCAAGAAGCTCTTACGCAATGGAGACTTGCTATTAAAGAAGCGGCTAGGTTACGAAAATTGTATGAAAAGCGTTTCGGACCGCTTTCGCTGCATTCCATACCGTCGGAACAAGCAATTGATACAGGTTGGCGTTGGAACCAAGCACCTTGGCCATGGCAAATGTAG
- a CDS encoding manganese catalase family protein — protein MWVYEKKLLYPVEVKECNPKLARYIAEQYGGADGELAAALRYMNQRYTVPDKVIGVLNDIATEEFSHLEMLATMIYKLTKDATPEQLEEAGLGAHYVNHGHALFYENAGGVPFTTTYIQAKGDPIADLYEDIAAEEKARATYQWIINISDDAWINDSLKFLRERENVHSLRFREAVEVLKDERDRKKIF, from the coding sequence ATGTGGGTTTATGAGAAAAAATTATTGTATCCGGTAGAAGTCAAAGAGTGTAACCCAAAACTTGCGAGGTACATCGCGGAGCAATATGGTGGTGCAGACGGCGAACTCGCTGCTGCATTACGCTATATGAATCAGCGCTACACCGTTCCTGACAAAGTGATCGGCGTACTGAATGATATTGCAACCGAAGAGTTTTCCCATTTAGAAATGCTAGCTACCATGATTTACAAATTAACGAAAGACGCTACACCAGAACAACTTGAAGAAGCTGGTCTTGGTGCACATTACGTCAATCACGGTCATGCGCTGTTTTATGAAAATGCGGGTGGTGTACCCTTTACGACAACGTACATCCAAGCAAAGGGAGATCCGATAGCTGATTTGTACGAAGATATAGCAGCGGAAGAAAAAGCGCGCGCTACGTATCAATGGATTATCAATATTTCAGACGATGCATGGATTAATGATTCTCTAAAGTTTCTAAGAGAAAGAGAGAACGTCCATTCACTGCGTTTCCGTGAAGCGGTCGAAGTCTTGAAGGATGAACGTGACAGGAAAAAAATCTTCTAA
- a CDS encoding ABC1 kinase family protein — translation MFFLLKRRMKNAQRSQEIINVFLRNGFSHILFRLGLTDRKFASADEQVDLNLYHVGKKLRTALEQLGPTFVKLGQIASGRRDLVPEEIASELEKLQDHVESFPFEVVREIIEHQLGGTIEELFLEFNEKPLASASIGQVHTARLPSGEHVAVKIQRPNIQRQINTDLAILHDLAGFLEKNMDWAKAYHIKDLIYEFSHSLREELDYQLEGRNAERISQQFVKDPTIQVPVVYDEYTTRVVLTAGLVTGIKVSNVGQLDREGYDRKVIAERIADSMLSQVMENGFFHGDPHPGNIFIAPGNVIHYLDFGMVGQLSKEMTYHFISLLVALQRGNIARLIDVFEAMNILHEKTNTDALYRDLQIIQRKYYETSLTDLRLGDVFMEIFSIAYRHRIRLPNEIAILVKVILTLEGVLGKLDPSFSIMKAIEPYGKKMVFKQFDPRYLLENGWHTFVKNAEILSELPNDMKKAIKTIEKGKVELDVGLKQTNIIFRRLDKIANRLSLSIVLLAFSILMVGLIIGSAIAGQTALFLKLPLIEVGAVIAALMFTYLLFSIIRSGRI, via the coding sequence GTGTTCTTTTTGTTAAAACGAAGAATGAAAAATGCACAACGTTCACAAGAAATCATCAATGTCTTTTTAAGAAATGGATTTAGTCACATCTTATTTCGTCTTGGACTGACAGATCGTAAATTCGCTTCTGCGGACGAACAAGTTGATTTGAATTTGTATCATGTCGGTAAAAAACTACGAACTGCATTAGAACAACTTGGACCAACTTTCGTAAAGCTTGGGCAAATCGCCAGCGGCCGTCGGGATTTAGTGCCTGAGGAAATTGCTTCAGAGCTTGAGAAACTACAAGACCACGTAGAATCTTTTCCATTTGAAGTCGTGAGGGAAATCATCGAGCATCAATTAGGTGGAACGATTGAAGAACTCTTCTTGGAATTCAATGAAAAACCACTCGCTTCAGCTTCTATAGGTCAAGTGCATACCGCTCGTTTGCCTAGCGGTGAACACGTAGCGGTGAAAATCCAGCGACCTAATATCCAACGACAAATAAATACTGACCTAGCCATCTTGCACGACTTGGCAGGGTTTCTCGAGAAGAATATGGACTGGGCGAAAGCGTATCATATAAAAGATTTAATCTATGAATTCTCCCATTCACTACGGGAGGAACTAGATTACCAACTGGAAGGCCGTAACGCTGAACGGATCTCGCAACAATTTGTGAAAGATCCTACGATTCAAGTCCCAGTAGTCTACGATGAATACACTACGCGTGTTGTCCTAACAGCGGGACTGGTCACAGGTATTAAAGTGAGCAATGTCGGACAACTAGACCGCGAAGGGTATGATCGTAAGGTGATCGCAGAAAGAATTGCGGATTCTATGCTTTCTCAAGTAATGGAAAACGGCTTTTTCCACGGTGATCCCCATCCGGGTAATATTTTCATTGCACCTGGAAACGTTATTCATTATTTAGATTTCGGTATGGTCGGTCAACTAAGTAAGGAAATGACTTATCATTTCATTTCCTTACTCGTCGCCTTACAAAGAGGAAATATCGCTCGATTAATCGATGTATTCGAAGCTATGAATATTTTACATGAAAAAACTAACACAGATGCATTGTATCGTGACTTGCAGATTATTCAGCGGAAATATTATGAAACATCACTTACAGACTTAAGATTAGGTGATGTATTCATGGAGATTTTCTCAATTGCTTATCGACACCGCATACGTCTGCCGAATGAAATCGCCATTCTTGTAAAAGTGATTCTTACACTTGAAGGTGTACTAGGAAAGTTGGATCCTTCTTTCAGTATTATGAAAGCCATCGAACCGTATGGTAAAAAGATGGTGTTCAAACAATTCGACCCACGCTACTTACTGGAAAACGGCTGGCATACCTTTGTAAAGAATGCTGAAATTTTATCCGAGTTACCAAACGATATGAAAAAAGCTATCAAAACTATAGAAAAAGGTAAAGTGGAATTAGACGTCGGCTTGAAGCAAACGAACATTATATTCCGCCGGCTTGATAAGATTGCCAATCGCTTATCCTTAAGTATTGTGTTGTTGGCATTTAGCATTCTCATGGTTGGTCTCATTATCGGTTCTGCTATCGCTGGACAAACAGCTCTCTTCTTAAAGTTACCTCTCATTGAAGTCGGCGCGGTCATCGCAGCCTTAATGTTTACTTATTTATTATTTTCCATCATACGTTCCGGTAGAATATAG
- a CDS encoding catalase, whose translation MKKDHQVNEESKNKQLETFRAYDGEHAMTTNQGLKISEDEHSLKAGTRGPTLIEDFHFREKMTHFDHERIPERVVHARGFAAHGEFEVYESMKKYTKAGFLQEPGIKTPVFTRFSSVAGSKGSAETVRDARGFAVKFYTQEGNYDLVGNNIPVFFIQDAIKFPDLVHAVKPEPHNEMPQAASAHDTFWDFVANNQESAHMVMWQMSDRAIPRSFRMMEGFGVHTYRFVNDQGEAHFVKFHWKPKLGAHSLVWDEAQKINGKDPDFHRRDLWESIENGNFVEFELGVQLLEEKDEFKFDFDILDPTKLWPEEDIPVKIIGKMTLNRNVDNVFAEMEQVAFHPGSVVPGIDFSNDPLLQGRLFSYTDTQLIRLGGPNFHELPINRPVCPFHNNQRDGYGRQTINVGQTHYHNNSLSNNKPDTSSEEDGGYVHYQEKVEGRKIQARSDSFKDHFSQARLFWNSMSDAEKEHIIAAFSFEIGKVNDMNVRKQAVDMFANVDMDMATQVADAVGVDAPTDVSQSTESKSSPALSQENMAKVPDTRTVAVLIADQFDDNALEPFLKASLDAGMTVDIVSEKFGKLTGQNGATVDVDETLLTVHSVLYDALYVVGGKAKQQQKFDADVADFVNEAYMHFKPIGSAPAAKELMEKSKAKPGPGILMDLTVSGEGEQWVEAVAHHRFWDRNIYA comes from the coding sequence GTGAAGAAAGATCATCAAGTAAATGAAGAGAGTAAAAATAAACAACTAGAGACGTTTCGCGCATACGATGGCGAACACGCTATGACAACGAATCAAGGTTTGAAGATTTCAGAAGATGAGCACTCCCTAAAAGCAGGGACGCGTGGTCCGACGTTGATCGAGGATTTCCATTTCCGAGAGAAAATGACGCACTTTGACCACGAGCGGATTCCGGAGCGGGTAGTTCACGCACGAGGATTTGCGGCGCATGGTGAATTCGAAGTGTACGAGTCTATGAAGAAGTATACGAAAGCAGGATTCTTACAGGAACCAGGTATCAAAACTCCTGTATTCACTAGATTCTCTAGTGTAGCAGGGAGTAAAGGTTCCGCTGAAACCGTACGTGACGCGCGAGGTTTTGCTGTGAAGTTCTATACGCAAGAAGGAAACTATGATCTAGTCGGAAATAATATACCGGTTTTCTTTATTCAAGACGCTATTAAATTCCCTGACTTAGTACATGCTGTGAAGCCCGAGCCTCATAACGAAATGCCGCAAGCCGCTTCAGCACATGATACATTTTGGGATTTTGTTGCGAACAACCAGGAATCTGCACATATGGTCATGTGGCAAATGTCCGACCGTGCCATTCCTCGGAGTTTCCGAATGATGGAAGGTTTTGGTGTTCACACGTATCGCTTTGTAAACGATCAAGGTGAAGCGCACTTTGTGAAATTCCATTGGAAACCAAAACTCGGTGCCCACTCATTAGTTTGGGATGAAGCGCAGAAGATTAACGGTAAAGATCCTGATTTCCATCGTCGTGATTTATGGGAATCAATTGAAAATGGAAACTTCGTGGAATTTGAACTTGGCGTACAGTTACTAGAAGAAAAAGATGAATTCAAATTTGATTTTGACATTCTAGATCCTACTAAGTTATGGCCCGAGGAAGACATTCCGGTAAAGATCATTGGGAAAATGACTTTAAACCGCAACGTAGACAATGTATTTGCTGAAATGGAACAAGTAGCATTCCACCCCGGCAGCGTAGTACCTGGAATTGATTTCTCGAATGATCCATTGCTACAAGGAAGACTGTTCTCTTATACAGATACGCAGTTGATCCGTCTAGGCGGACCTAACTTCCATGAGTTACCTATCAACCGACCGGTCTGTCCATTCCACAATAACCAGCGTGATGGATATGGCAGACAAACGATCAATGTCGGACAGACTCACTATCATAACAATTCATTATCCAATAATAAACCAGACACGAGTTCCGAGGAAGATGGCGGTTATGTACATTACCAAGAGAAGGTAGAAGGTCGCAAAATACAAGCCCGAAGTGATTCGTTTAAGGATCATTTCTCACAGGCCCGTCTATTCTGGAACAGTATGTCCGACGCGGAAAAAGAGCATATCATCGCAGCGTTCAGCTTTGAAATTGGGAAAGTGAATGATATGAATGTGAGAAAACAAGCGGTAGATATGTTTGCTAATGTCGATATGGATATGGCGACTCAAGTTGCAGATGCAGTCGGTGTCGATGCACCAACTGATGTTTCGCAGTCCACCGAATCCAAGTCATCCCCTGCCCTTAGTCAGGAAAACATGGCGAAAGTGCCTGATACGCGTACAGTAGCCGTATTGATTGCAGACCAATTTGACGATAATGCACTTGAGCCATTTTTGAAGGCTTCATTGGACGCAGGTATGACAGTTGATATTGTGAGCGAGAAGTTCGGTAAGCTGACCGGACAGAACGGAGCGACAGTCGATGTCGACGAAACGCTACTGACGGTACATTCGGTTCTATACGATGCATTGTATGTTGTGGGTGGGAAAGCGAAGCAACAACAGAAGTTCGATGCAGATGTCGCTGATTTCGTTAATGAAGCGTATATGCATTTTAAGCCAATCGGATCTGCTCCAGCGGCGAAAGAGTTGATGGAGAAGTCGAAGGCAAAACCAGGTCCTGGTATTTTGATGGACTTGACAGTTTCAGGCGAAGGCGAGCAATGGGTAGAGGCTGTTGCACACCACCGTTTCTGGGATCGTAATATTTACGCATAA